A genomic window from Salvelinus namaycush isolate Seneca chromosome 5, SaNama_1.0, whole genome shotgun sequence includes:
- the LOC120047003 gene encoding aryl-hydrocarbon-interacting protein-like 1 — protein MEETYLLNYPGVKKKILAGGNGPMPHFPPGTKLVFHFQTLLDNFERTVIDDSRKAKAKVPMEIFVGKMFKMEVWETLLTSMRIGEVAEFWCDAVHTGLYPIVSKGMRLIAQGKDPLEGQRHTCGMGNMFHYNTTGWPELDELMRTPQALIFIMELIQVGDPFSYKRESWIMDKDEKMKEVPSLHLQGNALVRQGHFREAAKKYQEAVVLLRIVLSKEMPGDEDYIAVDRLITPLVLNYCQCMLELEEYYEVLEHTSDLIHKHKDCVKAYYKRAKAHAAVWNEKEAKRDFNMVANLDITLAPLVHKELRFLADRLKEKYWEEKEKYWNCLEQEEIEGKKEEDEEKEDEEGKKEKDGESTVTKVKDKEKSKDNSASSKEEVKDVKDDKQNETGWKKAIEKDGTTITATVKDKAKVKDRTANQATMKDETANKRTESTPETQPETNQSALSVIEGMDWQQKLRHIMFLEKEGNFLLTEQKYSEATTKFKEALEYVDFIQNKEVCYKDRREDWDSLEKVRVPITLNLSQCLLELRDYQEVVALNTKLLKKHRDNFKAVYQRARAHSALCNEEEARNDFQKVERLEPRFKPIVNQEMKRLGENLRNKHIIDKKNYWEATEEKWGLEGTKAKAKARKISTPSESPFHLPSILPPRLQNPI, from the exons ATGGAGGAGACGTACCTGCTGAACTACCCAGGGGTCAAGAAGAAGATTCTGGCCGGAGGGAATGGCCCAATGCCCCACTTTCCACCGGGGACCAAG CTGGTGTTCCACTTCCAGACGCTGTTGGACAACTTTGAGCGCACGGTGATTGACGACAGTCGTAAAGCCAAAGCCAAAGTGCCAATGGAGATCTTTGTGGGGAAGATGTTCAAGATGGAGGTGTGGGAGACGCTGCTGACCTCCATGAGGATCGGAGAGGTGGCCGAGTTCTGGTGCGATGCCGTT CACACAGGCTTGTACCCTATCGTGTCCAAGGGGATGAGGCTGATTGCCCAGGGCAAGGACCCCCTAGAGGGCCAGAGGCACACGTGTGGCATGGGGAACATGTTCCACTACAACACTACTGGCTGGCCTGAGCTGGATGAACTGATGAGGACACCTCAGGCACTGATCTTCATCATGGAGCTAATTCAG GTGGGAGACCCCTTCTCGTACAAGCGGGAGTCGTGGATAATGGACAAGGATGAGAAGATGAAGGAAGTGCCCTCGCTCCACCTGCAGGGCAATGCGCTAGTCAGACAGGGGCACTTCAGAGAGGCTGCCAAGAAGTACCAGGAAGCTGTGGTGCTACTCCGGATTGTACTGTCCaag GAGATGCCAGGTGATGAGGACTACATAGCTGTGGACAGGCTCATCACTCCCCTAGTGTTGAACTACTGCCAGTGCATGTTGGAGCTGGAGGAGTACTATGAGGTTCTGGAGCATACCAGTGACCTGATACACAAACacaaag actgtgtCAAGGCGTACTACAAGAGGGCCAAGGCCCATGCTGCAGTGTGGAACGAGAAGGAGGCCAAGAGAGACTTCAACATGGTGGCCAACCTGGACATCACTCTGGCCCCTCTGGTGCACAAAGAGCTGAGGTTCCTCGCTGATAGACTGAAGGAGAAATactgggaggagaaggagaaataCTGGAACTGCCTGGAGcaagaggagatagaggggaagaaagaggaagatgaggagaagGAAGATGAAGAGGGCAAGAAAGAGAAGGATGGTGAGAGCACAGTGACCAAGGTGAAAGATAAGGAGAAAAGCAAAGATAACTCAGCCTCTTCCAAAGAGGAAGTGAAAGATGTCAAGGATGACAAGCAGAATGAGACAGGGTGGAAAAAGGCTATAGAGAAGGATGGAACAACCATTACTGCTACAGTGAAGGATAAGGCAAAAGTGAAGGATAGAACTGCCAATCAGGCTACAATGAAGGATGAAACAGCCAATAAGAGGACAGAGAGCACCCCGGAAACTCAGCCAGAGACCAATCAGAGTGCTCTGTCTGTGATAGAGGGGATGGACTGGCAGCAGAAGTTACGACACATCATGTTCCTGGAAAAGGAGGGTAACTTCCTGCTTACAGAACAGAAATACAGCGAGGCCACAACAAAGTTCAAGGAGGCTCTGGAGTACGTGGACTTCATTCAAAACAAG GAGGTGTGCTATAAAGACAGGAGGGAGGACTGGGACTCTCTGGAGAAGGTGCGTGTGCCGATCACTCTCAACCTCAGCCAGTGTCTGCTGGAGCTCAGGGACTACCAGGAAGTGGTGGCGCTCAACACCAAGCTGCTCAAGAAACACAGAG ATAACTTCAAGGCAGTGTACCAGCGGGCCAGAGCCCACTCGGCTCTGTGCAACGAGGAGGAGGCCAGGAATGACTTCCAGAAGGTGGAGCGTCTGGAGCCCAGGTTCAAGCCCATCGTCAATCAGGAGATGAAGAGGCTGGGCGAGAACCTCCGGAACAAGCACATCATCGACAAGAAGAACTACTGGGAAGCTACAGAGGAAAAGTGGGGCCTCGAGGGCACCAAGGCCAAGGCCAAAGCCAGGAAA